CCAGAGTGAATATAATAAAGGGATAATCAGCTCTTATGAAATCTCTGTCGGCACGGACAGCAATGCTGTCAACCAGCTAGTAGCCAAAGATGAATTTTCCAACATAAAGAATAATCCGATTCTGCAATCGGTTTACTTTACTCCGGTAAACGCCCGCTATGTCCAACTGAAAGCAACACGGATGATACATGACGGTGAACCGATGGGGTTAGCAGAAATTGGTATACAATAAAAGAATAGAGACTCTCTCCATAAAATCAGAATAAGGTGCAATTATGAACTAAACCATTTGCTTTATTATAATAAGAGCCTGTTTAAATTTTCCTGAGATTATGTTAGATAGGCTTTACCGACCAGTTTTTATTCGTCACATAGTCTCCGTCATGCTCCTCACAACAACAGAAAATATACTCGAAAGCAACTCTCAAAACTGTGTCGGGCAAAACTCGGAGCAGGCTCTTAATAACCCACTTTTCATTCATTAATAGAAAAGTTCTCTTTTATTAATTGTAAACTTCTTATTATCAGTATGTAAACTTATTTTTCGTTAACCGTAATCTATAAACGCAAGCTTCGTTTATAAAAACAAAGGCTTTGATTATAAAAACGAAGCTTGCAATTATATAATCAAAGCTTGCGTTTATAGTTTGTATCGAATGAAAAGAAAGTTTCCTTCCTGTCCGAAGGAACTTTATACTTAATGGGCGGGAAGTTTTCTATTAATAGCCAAGAGCGCAACTGTTAATATCCCTTCCGCCAACTACAGACGGACGCGACAAGAAGAGCCGGGTTAAGTTAAAATATCAGCTATAAAATTATGACTGAAGAGAATTTAAACAGGCTCTAAATGATTCCTATAGGCATTTTTATTTCGCCGTTTGCCTGCCTGGATATAGTTCATTAGGCAATCTTATTTCGTATAACTATAGTCATACGAAAAGATAATAGGCAATCAAGATAGTCTTATCAGGCTATGGAAAAAATCTAATTAGTAACATACAATAAACACATAGCGAAAAGACAAATTTGAGCGAAGTGTAGCGAATGGCACTGAAACAGTGTTCGTTACGCTTCGTTTTTGTGTGGTAAGGAAGCAACTGAAAGCCACTTTGAAGCCAAATGCGGCAGGAGTTCAGTTACCAGCCCATTACTACCGTAACGGATGAAAGTTTTTAGTTAAAGGCTTCTATTTCTGCAATTTGCGTAGGTTTGCATATCTGTCGGTAATACACCGACCTATACAACCACAAAGAAAAGGCAAAGTGATGAAACTGTAAAAACAGTCAGTTCTCCTATTAAAATCATTATTCTGCTAATACACAATAAAAAAGTGCGTTTCTTGTACTGCTGGGAACTGCACTTTTTATAATTTTGCAGTCGGAATAACATCAGCAAGGATATGCAGGAAGACATCTTACGTTTTTTTCGTCCTATAAATCATTCATTCGATGTAAAAGAGGACGATTATGTACAAGCGAAAGTTTGCATTTCAATGGCAGACGCCATGGCTCGGAATACGAACAGCAGTTTGTATATAATTGATTATAACCAGAAAAACTTCTTGTATGTATCTCCGAATCCTTTGTTCTTGTGCGGATACACACCGGAAGAGGTGCGAGGGAAAGGATACGGTTTCTATTTCGAGGTGGTTCCGGCAGAAGAGATAAGAATGCTGTTCGAAATAAACGAGGCAGGTTTTTATCTTTTCGGCAGGCACTCTTCGGAAGAGAAGTACGGTATGACTATCGAATATGATTTCCATATCAAGGCCTGTGACGGACGTTTCCGGTTAATCCATCACAAGCTGACTCCCGTGCTCCTTGACAAGGATGGGTATATGTGGCTGGCGTTATGTACCGTATCGCTTTCTCCCGCATCCGTTCCGGGAAACGTGTTGATGACATGCAAGCACCGCCCGGTTCACTGGGCCTATTCTTTTGAGGGGCAACGGTGGAAGGAACTTCCCAATATTGTATTGACCGACAGAGAAACCGACATTCTGCAACTCGCAGTAAAAGGATTTTCCAATACGGAGATTGGAGAGGCTTTGTTTGTGGATGCCAATACCGTGAAATTCCACAAGAAAAAACTGTTTCAGAAGTTACATGCAAAAAACATCACTGAAGCCATCGGCATCGCATCCAATCTGCGGCTGATTTAGAAAGACGAGATAAAATTTCGGAAACGGTTCGATAGGCAGATGCCGTTCGACATATTGCCTTATTTTATCTTGTCCTCTCTTCCTGATAACATCATCTTGCAAAGATGGGTATATCATCCTTTTTTTGATAAAAGCAATATTCCAAAATGCCATATAGCCGATAACATATCTTTCTACCGCCTTTTCTATCGGCTCATCCTCTTTCCGTAGGGATGCAAGGGGAAAAGCAGTATTCTCAAAGATACCGATTTCCGCCCATGAAAGATTTATGAATGTCAAGGGGTATTCCATTTTATCTCCTGCCGATTAAATCCTCATTCTCAATCGTCTTGTTGGTTTTCTTCACACGTGCTTTCAATGAGCCGAAACGATAGGACACACGCAATGTCAGATTGCGGGAGTGAGTTATCCATCTTCTCTCACCCGTGTAATCCCCGTTGATTGTATGTGCACAATACTGTCCGTATCTGGAGAAATTGCCGCTGTCGCAATAGCCCATGAGGCGAACTGACAGACGCTCTTCTTTCAGGAATGAGCGTGAAAGTGTCAACATATAGAAATAAGTCGGTTTCGAATAGTCATACAGATTATCTAAAGTAGATTCATTGCGCCCGGTCGCAAGCGACAGTTTTATTTTCCCCGGCAACTGTTGTTCTGCCTGCGCATAGAATGTCCAATGCCAGCGTTCATTCTCCAGCCCAAGTTGGTGGCTGTAGAGTTTCCTGTGTTGTACGCTATTGTTTAGCATAAGACTTGTAGTAGATGAAATTCTCCAACGCAAGTAAGTGTTAATGGTATACCCACGGAGTTTCAGATTGTTTTCGTATGTGGTATGGCGCACATCATCCATCAGATAATTGTACTCCCCGATTCCGGTATTATTTAGTGTAGAAGACAGCGAAACATTTGCGGTCAATTTGGGCAAAGTCAGCATATAGGAAAGTGAAATGTTATGAGGATGCGCACTTTTTAATGATGGATTTCCATTGGATATTTCATCAGGAGTTTCTTCAACGGCAGGATTCAAATAGGAAATCCCCGGACGGTAGATGCGGGAGAGATAATTCAGCTTGAGCGTATTCCGGTCATTTACCTTGTAACTGATACCGAGGGAAGGAATCCAGTCACCAAGATGTTTGGCAAAGTCCGGATTGCTTCCATCTTTATAGTGTGCGTCGATATATGAATATTCATAGCGCATTCCGGCACGTGCATTCCATGCTCCTGATGTGAAGCGATATTCTCCGTAAACAGCGGCAATGTGCGTATAGTGGGCAAAGTCGGTATGGTTCTTTGTACCGTTGTCGTAACCAAACTGGCTCAAGCTGCTATTGTCACGGAAAATATATTTCGTTCCCATACTTAATTGGTGATGCTCGGATAACGGACGCTCCCAATCAAACTGAAACGTATGCTCGGCAAAATTGTTCTTCTTCCTGCTGTCGAAAGCGGAATAGTCAACGGGCATATTTTCCATATCCGAATAAACCCAATCGGCGCGTTGACGTGTATTGGTGGTGGAAAGCAAGTAAGAAAACGTCAGGGCTTCTCCTTCTCTTCCAGTCAGATGTTGGTAATCAATGTGCCCGTTGAAATCGAAAAACCTTTGATAGCTGTCGTGCAAGTTTTCCGCATACGAATATATGACAGTATTGTTTCTGGAAAATAGCGAGGTGGTCTTATTGTAGTTGATGTCAACATCATAAGAGTAGCCTCCGAACGACAAGGAGAACAAGTTTCGTGCGTTCATTTCATAGCTTGCTTCCAGTTCCATGTTGTGCAGCCAGCCGAGATTATCGCCTTTGTCGGATATTCGTTGCACGTTCCCGCTGGTTTTATATAGATATTCTTCGTCTCCATAATGGTAAGTACCGTCATGGCTGAGCCTCTGTACACTGTAATTGCCTCCTAATGTAAACTTCCGGACTTGTGTTGTCAGAAACAAGCTTCCATAATGTTGTCCGGACGCACTATATGCTCCTTGTGCCGTACCTACAACTCCGTCCATAGAAAGTTTGTCATTCGTGATAATGTTCAATATGGCATCCGCACTTTCTCCGTCATATTTTGCTCCCGGTTCTGTAATTACTTCAATGTTCTTTACCACATCGGCTGGAATGGAAGAAAGCACGTCTTTTGAATTGTTGGTATAGTTTCGGCTTGGACGTCCGTTTCTATATACTTTGAAATTACTGCTTCCATTCACTTTGATATTCCCTTGTCCGTCCACCGTTACGAAAGGAACCTTTCTCAGTATCTCTATGACTGAACTACTTTTTGCATCCGTATCTCCCTGCACATCATACGTGGTACGGTCAACTTCGTTTTTTACCAACTTCTTTTGCGCTGTTACTGTTATGGCATCCAATTCTATTCCTCCCCGTAATATAATTATCCCCACATCCCTTCCATCGCACTCTATTATTTGAGGCTGATAGCCGACAGAAGTGACTTTTAATAGACAATCACCTTTACGTTCTTTTA
The Bacteroides caecimuris DNA segment above includes these coding regions:
- a CDS encoding response regulator transcription factor, which encodes MQEDILRFFRPINHSFDVKEDDYVQAKVCISMADAMARNTNSSLYIIDYNQKNFLYVSPNPLFLCGYTPEEVRGKGYGFYFEVVPAEEIRMLFEINEAGFYLFGRHSSEEKYGMTIEYDFHIKACDGRFRLIHHKLTPVLLDKDGYMWLALCTVSLSPASVPGNVLMTCKHRPVHWAYSFEGQRWKELPNIVLTDRETDILQLAVKGFSNTEIGEALFVDANTVKFHKKKLFQKLHAKNITEAIGIASNLRLI
- a CDS encoding TonB-dependent receptor, coding for MKANNLFKWVCLLCLLNVAEIIRAQNITGKVVDEQQSPVAFANVVLLKTDSTFVEGTLSREDGTFQLKERKGDCLLKVTSVGYQPQIIECDGRDVGIIILRGGIELDAITVTAQKKLVKNEVDRTTYDVQGDTDAKSSSVIEILRKVPFVTVDGQGNIKVNGSSNFKVYRNGRPSRNYTNNSKDVLSSIPADVVKNIEVITEPGAKYDGESADAILNIITNDKLSMDGVVGTAQGAYSASGQHYGSLFLTTQVRKFTLGGNYSVQRLSHDGTYHYGDEEYLYKTSGNVQRISDKGDNLGWLHNMELEASYEMNARNLFSLSFGGYSYDVDINYNKTTSLFSRNNTVIYSYAENLHDSYQRFFDFNGHIDYQHLTGREGEALTFSYLLSTTNTRQRADWVYSDMENMPVDYSAFDSRKKNNFAEHTFQFDWERPLSEHHQLSMGTKYIFRDNSSLSQFGYDNGTKNHTDFAHYTHIAAVYGEYRFTSGAWNARAGMRYEYSYIDAHYKDGSNPDFAKHLGDWIPSLGISYKVNDRNTLKLNYLSRIYRPGISYLNPAVEETPDEISNGNPSLKSAHPHNISLSYMLTLPKLTANVSLSSTLNNTGIGEYNYLMDDVRHTTYENNLKLRGYTINTYLRWRISSTTSLMLNNSVQHRKLYSHQLGLENERWHWTFYAQAEQQLPGKIKLSLATGRNESTLDNLYDYSKPTYFYMLTLSRSFLKEERLSVRLMGYCDSGNFSRYGQYCAHTINGDYTGERRWITHSRNLTLRVSYRFGSLKARVKKTNKTIENEDLIGRR